From Arcticibacter tournemirensis, one genomic window encodes:
- the gyrB gene encoding DNA topoisomerase (ATP-hydrolyzing) subunit B, with protein sequence MSEEKNDKSNYSAENIQVLEGLEAVRKRPAMYIGDVGVKGLHHLVYEVVDNSIDEALAGYCSDIKVTIHTDNSITVEDNGRGIPTGMHQKEKKSALEVVMTVLHAGGKFDKDTYKVSGGLHGVGVSCVNALSIHLTTVVHREGKIFTQEYERGKPLFDVKVIGESERTGTIQTFLPDPEIFQLTREYKFETLAIRLRELAFLNKGIRLSLTDEREVAENGSYLKEEFYSEGGLKEFVRYLDGTRTPLIPEPIYVEGTKQGVPVELAMQYNDTYTENVHSYVNNINTIEGGTHVAGFRRGLTRTLKAYAEKSGLLKNVKIEIAGDDFREGLTAVISVKVQEPQFEGQTKTKLGNNEVIGAVDVAVGEILGNYLEENPKEARMIVNKVILAATARAAARKAREMVQRKTVMGGSGLPGKLADCSDKDPAKCELFLVEGDSAGGTAKQGRNRYFQAILPLRGKILNVEKAMEHKIYENEEIKNIFTALGVSIGTAEDDKALNLDKLRYHKIVIMTDADVDGSHITTLILTFFFRYMKELIEFGYIYIAAPPLYLVKKGKEQVYAWNEVERDAAVQKLKGAGKEDSVHIQRYKGLGEMNAEQLWDTTMNPETRTMRQATIENAAQCDHIFSMLMGDEVAPRRDFIERNAKYARIDV encoded by the coding sequence ATGAGCGAAGAAAAGAACGACAAGAGTAATTATTCAGCAGAAAACATACAGGTTTTAGAAGGCTTGGAGGCGGTACGTAAACGTCCGGCCATGTATATCGGTGATGTTGGTGTCAAGGGATTGCATCACCTTGTTTATGAAGTGGTAGATAACTCCATCGACGAGGCCCTTGCAGGGTATTGTTCTGATATTAAAGTAACCATCCACACGGATAATTCTATTACAGTTGAAGATAATGGCCGCGGTATCCCCACCGGCATGCACCAAAAGGAAAAGAAATCGGCACTGGAAGTAGTAATGACCGTCCTCCATGCCGGCGGAAAGTTCGATAAGGATACATACAAGGTTTCCGGGGGGCTGCACGGAGTTGGGGTATCCTGCGTAAACGCACTGTCCATACATCTTACCACTGTGGTTCACCGCGAAGGAAAGATCTTCACCCAGGAATATGAGCGGGGTAAACCATTGTTCGATGTGAAGGTTATTGGCGAAAGTGAGCGCACAGGAACAATTCAAACCTTCCTGCCCGATCCTGAAATCTTTCAGCTTACACGGGAGTATAAATTTGAAACCCTTGCTATTCGTCTCCGCGAATTGGCGTTCCTTAACAAAGGCATTCGCTTGTCGCTTACCGACGAGAGGGAAGTGGCGGAAAACGGAAGCTACTTGAAAGAGGAGTTTTATTCAGAGGGAGGACTAAAGGAGTTTGTAAGATATCTTGATGGTACCCGAACCCCGCTTATTCCTGAGCCCATCTATGTCGAAGGTACCAAGCAGGGTGTCCCGGTAGAGCTTGCGATGCAGTATAATGATACATATACTGAAAATGTCCACTCCTATGTGAATAATATTAATACAATTGAGGGAGGAACACACGTAGCCGGATTTAGAAGAGGGCTTACCCGTACATTGAAAGCATACGCTGAAAAGTCAGGGCTGCTTAAGAATGTGAAAATAGAAATAGCCGGTGATGACTTCCGTGAGGGGTTAACAGCGGTGATCTCTGTAAAAGTACAGGAGCCTCAATTCGAGGGACAAACAAAAACCAAGCTGGGTAATAATGAGGTAATAGGCGCTGTTGATGTCGCTGTGGGTGAGATCCTGGGTAATTATCTCGAGGAAAACCCCAAAGAGGCACGAATGATTGTTAATAAGGTCATTCTGGCCGCCACTGCACGTGCAGCGGCACGCAAGGCGAGGGAAATGGTACAGCGTAAAACTGTTATGGGAGGCTCTGGTCTTCCGGGTAAACTGGCTGACTGCTCTGATAAGGACCCTGCAAAATGCGAATTGTTCCTTGTCGAGGGTGACTCGGCAGGTGGTACTGCCAAACAGGGCCGTAACCGTTATTTTCAGGCAATACTTCCGTTAAGAGGTAAGATCCTTAACGTGGAGAAAGCAATGGAGCACAAGATTTACGAAAACGAAGAAATCAAAAATATTTTTACAGCGTTGGGTGTAAGTATCGGGACTGCGGAAGATGATAAAGCGCTTAATCTTGATAAGCTGCGTTATCATAAGATAGTGATCATGACCGATGCTGACGTCGACGGATCGCATATTACGACGCTTATCCTTACCTTCTTCTTCCGTTACATGAAGGAGCTTATAGAGTTCGGATACATTTATATTGCTGCCCCTCCCTTATATCTTGTTAAAAAGGGAAAGGAACAGGTTTATGCGTGGAACGAAGTTGAGCGCGATGCTGCGGTTCAGAAGCTTAAAGGGGCAGGGAAAGAAGACAGTGTTCACATTCAACGATACAAAGGTCTGGGTGAGATGAACGCCGAACAGCTCTGGGATACCACTATGAACCCTGAGACCAGAACAATGCGGCAAGCTACTATCGAAAATGCAGCGCAGTGCGATCATATATTCTCTATGCTTATGGGCGACGAAGTAGCACCAAGGCGCGACTTTATAGAACGGAACGCAAAATATGCACGTATAGACGTTTAA
- a CDS encoding OmpH family outer membrane protein: protein MNISFKSMSKLAAGLLMAAVVVSCNNNKEKANDSTPAAAAAEAKADKIVFVNSDSLVNNYDYFKEIKSKLEVKSKNAQQDLSSKGNAFQREVAEYQQKAKDMSADERASTEQRLARKQQELAAFNQNASSALANESAAENEKLYDKVAEYLKTYAKQKGYKMVLTYSKSNPSLLFADESLDVTQDVVKGLNEAYKKDKK, encoded by the coding sequence ATGAACATATCATTCAAATCAATGTCTAAGCTCGCTGCCGGCCTTCTAATGGCAGCAGTTGTAGTTTCATGTAACAACAATAAGGAAAAGGCTAACGATAGCACTCCAGCCGCTGCTGCGGCAGAAGCAAAAGCTGACAAGATCGTTTTTGTAAACTCTGATTCACTGGTAAACAACTACGATTATTTTAAAGAAATAAAATCGAAGCTGGAGGTAAAATCTAAAAATGCACAACAGGACCTTTCGTCAAAAGGAAATGCATTTCAGAGAGAAGTTGCCGAGTATCAACAAAAGGCAAAGGACATGAGTGCTGATGAGCGTGCCTCTACTGAACAACGCCTTGCACGTAAACAACAGGAACTGGCTGCATTTAATCAGAATGCAAGCTCCGCTCTGGCAAATGAATCGGCTGCAGAAAATGAAAAATTGTACGACAAGGTTGCCGAGTATCTTAAAACATACGCAAAGCAAAAAGGATACAAGATGGTTCTTACCTATTCTAAAAGCAATCCTTCGCTCCTTTTCGCCGATGAAAGCCTTGATGTAACGCAAGACGTTGTTAAAGGGTTAAACGAAGCATATAAGAAAGATAAAAAATAG
- a CDS encoding nucleoside deaminase: protein MTEHEKYMSLAIALSENNIQEGSGGPFGAVIAKDGEIIAQSANTVLSTNDPTGHAEVSAIRLAAKALNSFDLSGCVIYTSCEPCPMCLGAIYWARISKIYYGNTRTDAEEIGFDDKFIYNELSLPAEKRQLPSEQILHSESLSVFRKWQLSEDKKHY, encoded by the coding sequence ATGACGGAGCACGAAAAGTACATGAGCCTGGCAATCGCCCTTTCTGAAAATAACATACAAGAGGGATCAGGCGGCCCGTTCGGGGCGGTGATCGCAAAAGACGGAGAAATAATTGCCCAGAGCGCTAATACTGTTCTTTCAACTAATGACCCTACCGGTCATGCAGAGGTATCTGCCATACGTTTAGCTGCGAAAGCGCTTAACTCGTTCGACCTTAGCGGCTGTGTTATTTACACTAGCTGCGAACCCTGTCCGATGTGTCTTGGCGCTATTTACTGGGCGCGGATCTCTAAGATCTATTATGGGAATACGAGAACCGATGCCGAAGAAATAGGATTTGATGACAAGTTTATATATAACGAGCTGAGTTTGCCTGCTGAAAAAAGGCAGCTCCCTTCCGAACAGATCCTACATAGTGAATCTTTATCGGTGTTCAGAAAGTGGCAGCTATCAGAAGATAAAAAGCACTATTAA
- a CDS encoding RNA-binding S4 domain-containing protein, translating into MADKEKLRIDKYLWAIRVFKTRTLATEACKAGRVKLNGQNIKPSYEVKIGEVYHVSKGIERKQIRVTGLSFNRTDAKTAVTFYEDITPEEDTFKFKSSFHAPALSRDRGTGRPTKKDRREIDDLLDNEQEKRGFWENEED; encoded by the coding sequence ATGGCTGACAAGGAAAAACTAAGAATCGATAAATATTTATGGGCGATACGTGTGTTTAAGACCCGTACGCTTGCCACCGAAGCTTGTAAAGCTGGTCGCGTAAAACTTAACGGACAAAATATCAAACCATCGTATGAGGTGAAGATAGGCGAGGTGTACCACGTTTCAAAAGGCATCGAGAGAAAGCAGATAAGAGTGACAGGACTTTCTTTCAACCGTACCGATGCTAAAACTGCCGTTACTTTTTATGAGGATATTACCCCGGAAGAGGATACATTCAAATTTAAGTCGTCTTTTCACGCTCCTGCGCTAAGCCGCGACAGAGGGACGGGGCGCCCCACAAAAAAAGATCGTCGCGAAATAGATGATCTTTTAGATAACGAACAGGAGAAGAGGGGATTCTGGGAGAATGAGGAAGATTAA
- a CDS encoding 2,3,4,5-tetrahydropyridine-2,6-dicarboxylate N-succinyltransferase: MIAQLQKQIEEAWGDRNLLNFSEYANAIQTVILMLDKGELRVADPVAGGWHVNEWIKKAVILYFPLRHMKEIEVGPFVFHDKMKLKTNYKELGVRVVPHGIARYGAFLAKGVIMMPSYVNIGAYVDEGTMVDTWATVGSCAQVGKNVHLSGGVGIGGVLEPVQAAPVIIEDNCFIGSRAIVVEGVRVEREAVIGAGVVLTGSTKIIDVTGSEPIEYKGRVPARSVVIPGSYTKKFAAGDYQVPCALIIGTRKESTDKKTSLNDALREHNVAV; the protein is encoded by the coding sequence ATGATTGCTCAACTACAAAAACAAATTGAAGAAGCCTGGGGGGACCGTAATCTCCTTAACTTTAGTGAATATGCTAACGCCATTCAGACTGTTATCCTCATGCTGGATAAAGGTGAGTTACGGGTAGCCGATCCTGTGGCCGGAGGATGGCATGTTAATGAGTGGATTAAAAAGGCTGTAATCCTGTACTTCCCTCTCAGACATATGAAAGAGATCGAAGTAGGCCCGTTTGTATTTCACGACAAGATGAAGCTCAAAACCAATTATAAAGAGTTGGGCGTGCGTGTAGTACCACATGGTATTGCACGATATGGCGCTTTTCTTGCTAAAGGGGTGATTATGATGCCGTCGTATGTAAATATCGGCGCCTATGTAGATGAGGGTACCATGGTGGATACCTGGGCTACAGTGGGCTCCTGCGCCCAGGTAGGGAAAAATGTACACCTGAGCGGAGGTGTAGGGATTGGAGGCGTCCTTGAACCCGTTCAGGCTGCTCCTGTGATTATTGAAGATAACTGCTTTATTGGTTCAAGAGCTATTGTAGTAGAAGGAGTGCGGGTTGAGAGAGAAGCGGTAATTGGTGCCGGAGTAGTTCTTACAGGATCAACAAAAATTATAGACGTGACAGGGAGCGAACCGATTGAATACAAAGGCCGTGTTCCTGCCCGCTCAGTTGTAATTCCTGGTTCTTATACCAAGAAGTTTGCAGCAGGCGACTATCAGGTTCCTTGTGCCCTGATCATTGGAACCAGAAAAGAATCAACAGATAAAAAAACATCTTTAAATGATGCGTTGCGCGAACATAATGTTGCCGTTTAA
- a CDS encoding glycosyltransferase family 9 protein: protein MHKFLIIQTAFIGDVVLATAVAEDLKLHFPEARIDMLLRKGNESLLSDHPFIGKVWIWNKKKNKLRNLFKLAKEIRREEYDDVINLQRFFSSGLLTVLSGAKTKRGFNKNPLSAFFDIKRDHIMTKDGLLHETERNKQLIDDIVGSSIARPRLYPSEIDYEKVKHLKQNPYICCAPASVWHTKQYPKSHWISFINAVPAEIDVYLLGGPGDQKLCQEIISGSAHLKARDLSGSLSFLESAALMKGALMNYVNDSAPMHFASAVNAPVTAIYCSTVTNFGFGPLSDKKHVVEIDYDLYCRPCGLHGYKSCPQKHFKCAHDIPHNRLIEILNER from the coding sequence ATGCATAAGTTCCTCATTATACAAACTGCTTTTATCGGCGACGTCGTTTTAGCAACGGCTGTCGCCGAAGATCTGAAGCTGCATTTTCCGGAGGCACGTATTGACATGCTTCTTCGTAAAGGTAATGAATCACTTCTGAGCGATCATCCTTTTATCGGGAAGGTTTGGATATGGAATAAAAAAAAGAATAAGCTAAGGAACCTGTTCAAGCTTGCAAAAGAAATCCGCAGGGAAGAATATGACGATGTTATCAATCTTCAGCGATTCTTCTCTTCGGGTCTTTTAACAGTGCTGTCGGGAGCTAAAACAAAAAGAGGGTTTAATAAAAATCCTCTTTCTGCTTTTTTTGACATTAAGCGAGATCACATCATGACAAAAGACGGGCTTCTGCATGAGACTGAACGGAACAAACAGCTTATTGACGATATTGTAGGATCATCGATAGCCAGGCCACGCTTGTACCCCAGTGAAATTGATTATGAGAAAGTAAAGCACCTTAAGCAGAACCCCTATATTTGCTGTGCCCCGGCTTCCGTTTGGCATACAAAACAATACCCCAAATCACATTGGATTTCTTTTATTAATGCAGTTCCCGCGGAGATAGATGTTTATCTCCTGGGCGGCCCGGGCGACCAGAAACTTTGCCAGGAGATTATTTCAGGCTCCGCTCATTTAAAGGCTCGCGACCTTTCTGGTTCTCTTTCTTTTCTTGAATCCGCCGCCTTAATGAAAGGTGCTCTTATGAACTATGTAAATGATTCGGCACCTATGCATTTTGCTTCTGCTGTAAATGCGCCGGTTACGGCCATCTATTGTTCAACCGTAACAAATTTCGGATTTGGCCCTTTATCTGATAAAAAACATGTCGTTGAAATTGACTACGACCTCTACTGCCGTCCCTGCGGCTTGCATGGCTACAAATCCTGCCCTCAGAAGCACTTTAAATGTGCCCATGATATTCCACATAACCGACTTATAGAAATATTAAATGAACGCTGA
- a CDS encoding L-threonylcarbamoyladenylate synthase, with product MNADIVNALEVLNAGGLILYPTDTIWGIGCDATNEKAVERIFKLKGRDAGKSLIVLLDNENKLERYVKEVPALAYDLIEYSEKPLTIIYSQATNLASNVIHADGSVGIRIPKHPFCQQLIQRFRKPIVSTSANLSGEKSPSNFLDIAQEIIEGVDYVVNFEQDDTSPKTPSTIMKLEPDGKFVFIRR from the coding sequence ATGAACGCTGATATAGTAAATGCACTTGAAGTACTGAACGCCGGAGGACTGATTCTTTATCCAACTGATACCATTTGGGGTATCGGCTGCGACGCTACAAATGAGAAAGCTGTCGAACGAATATTCAAGCTAAAAGGCAGGGACGCTGGAAAAAGCCTCATCGTACTCCTCGACAACGAGAACAAGCTAGAACGCTACGTGAAAGAAGTTCCGGCCCTTGCTTACGATCTGATTGAATATTCCGAAAAACCGTTAACGATCATCTATTCGCAGGCAACGAACCTGGCTTCTAATGTAATTCATGCCGATGGAAGCGTAGGAATCCGCATTCCAAAACATCCTTTCTGCCAGCAACTTATTCAGCGTTTTCGCAAGCCAATTGTCTCTACCTCCGCTAATTTAAGTGGCGAAAAATCGCCGTCCAATTTCCTCGATATTGCACAGGAGATCATAGAGGGCGTTGATTACGTTGTAAACTTCGAACAGGATGATACCAGCCCTAAAACCCCATCCACCATTATGAAACTGGAGCCTGACGGAAAATTCGTATTTATAAGAAGGTGA
- a CDS encoding CCA tRNA nucleotidyltransferase, translated as MEHYLQHAVFKKLGKLADEAGVPIYVIGGFVRDIFLDRPSKDIDILVVGNGIEFAERAANALKCQLSVFRNFGTAMLRYKDVEIEFVGARKESYRSHSRKPIVENGTLEDDQKRRDFTINAMAISLNKEHYGQLIDPFDGIKDLEDRLIRTPLDPLETFSDDPLRMMRAIRFASQLSFKIDETALEAISNNKQRISIVSEERISDELNKILLSPLPSVGFNYLFDTGLLHLIFPQMTELYGVEYINGKGHKDNFYHTLEVLDNIALYSNDLWLRWAAVLHDIAKPATKRFDEKQGWTFHGHEDRGARMVPKIFAQLKLPLNEKMKFVQKMVQLHLRPIVLAQDVVTDSAVRRLLFDAGEDIEALMMLCHADVTTKNEYKKKKYRQNFELVKQKLKDVEERDQIRNWQPPVSGNDIMNAFGIKAGREVGIIKNQIREAILEGEIKNTREEAVGFMIEKGKKLGLRPVNDINN; from the coding sequence ATGGAACATTACCTTCAACATGCGGTATTTAAAAAACTTGGTAAACTTGCTGATGAGGCAGGTGTACCTATTTATGTGATAGGCGGCTTTGTAAGAGACATCTTTCTGGACCGGCCTTCGAAGGATATAGACATCCTTGTTGTAGGTAATGGAATCGAATTCGCTGAAAGGGCTGCTAATGCCCTTAAATGTCAGCTTTCGGTGTTCCGGAACTTTGGGACCGCAATGCTGCGGTATAAGGACGTTGAAATAGAATTCGTAGGTGCCCGTAAAGAATCTTACAGATCGCACTCCAGAAAACCGATAGTGGAAAACGGAACGCTTGAAGATGATCAAAAACGAAGGGACTTCACCATCAATGCGATGGCCATTTCGCTAAACAAGGAGCATTATGGCCAGCTGATAGATCCTTTTGACGGGATAAAAGATCTGGAAGACCGTCTTATCCGAACTCCATTAGACCCTTTGGAAACTTTTTCCGATGATCCGCTAAGGATGATGAGGGCAATCAGATTTGCATCGCAGTTAAGTTTTAAGATTGATGAGACGGCTTTGGAGGCTATCTCTAATAATAAACAACGCATTTCTATCGTATCGGAAGAAAGAATAAGCGATGAACTGAATAAAATCCTTCTCTCACCCTTACCCTCTGTGGGTTTCAATTACCTATTTGATACAGGCCTGCTTCATCTTATTTTCCCGCAGATGACTGAATTGTATGGCGTAGAGTACATTAATGGCAAAGGACATAAGGACAACTTCTATCATACGCTCGAAGTTCTTGATAACATTGCCCTGTACAGCAACGACCTTTGGCTGAGATGGGCGGCGGTTCTGCATGACATCGCCAAACCAGCTACAAAACGTTTTGATGAAAAGCAGGGATGGACATTCCATGGCCATGAGGACCGGGGAGCGCGCATGGTTCCTAAGATATTCGCACAGCTTAAACTCCCGCTGAATGAAAAGATGAAGTTTGTTCAAAAAATGGTACAACTTCATCTTCGACCGATTGTACTTGCACAGGACGTAGTGACAGATTCGGCAGTACGAAGATTATTATTCGATGCCGGAGAGGATATCGAAGCCCTGATGATGCTCTGCCATGCCGATGTTACTACGAAGAACGAATACAAAAAGAAAAAGTACCGACAGAACTTCGAACTTGTAAAACAGAAATTAAAAGACGTTGAAGAACGCGACCAAATCCGTAACTGGCAGCCTCCTGTTTCAGGAAACGACATCATGAACGCTTTTGGTATAAAGGCAGGAAGAGAAGTTGGTATCATTAAAAACCAGATAAGGGAGGCTATTCTGGAAGGAGAGATCAAAAACACAAGGGAAGAAGCTGTAGGTTTTATGATTGAAAAAGGGAAAAAGTTAGGCCTACGGCCGGTGAATGATATAAATAATTAA
- a CDS encoding IS1096 element passenger TnpR family protein, translating into MAIYRFRVSFEDYDDVVRDIDIKSTQTFEDLHLAIHKSTGYNPEQSSSFYVSNDQWIKGDEIAYLPNQRKIDRGVTLMTGTKLNRFIEDPHQKFYYTYNFDRPFDFHIELIKILDEEANKEYPSLARSVGEAPKPAGAVVAPAVASTEDTEEYDFLNETEYGVGDEDTEDMETVASVDELDAPVDVEEEEEKEEFMDEFSDNDNFESDEYSNKDDY; encoded by the coding sequence ATGGCTATTTACAGGTTCAGAGTTTCTTTTGAAGATTATGATGATGTTGTACGGGATATTGATATCAAATCAACTCAAACATTTGAGGATCTGCATCTTGCTATCCATAAAAGCACAGGATACAACCCTGAGCAATCCTCGTCTTTCTACGTCAGCAATGATCAATGGATAAAGGGCGACGAGATAGCATATCTGCCCAACCAGCGAAAAATCGACCGGGGAGTAACCCTCATGACGGGAACTAAGCTCAATAGATTTATTGAAGACCCTCATCAGAAGTTTTATTATACCTACAATTTTGATCGTCCTTTTGACTTTCACATAGAACTCATTAAGATATTGGATGAAGAAGCCAATAAGGAATATCCTTCTCTGGCCCGCTCTGTAGGAGAAGCTCCAAAACCAGCAGGAGCTGTTGTGGCTCCGGCGGTCGCTTCAACTGAAGACACCGAAGAATATGACTTTCTTAACGAGACTGAATACGGAGTAGGAGATGAAGATACAGAAGACATGGAAACTGTTGCCTCTGTAGACGAACTGGATGCTCCCGTAGACGTTGAAGAAGAAGAGGAAAAAGAAGAATTCATGGATGAATTCTCTGACAACGACAACTTCGAAAGTGACGAATATTCCAATAAGGACGATTATTGA
- the miaA gene encoding tRNA (adenosine(37)-N6)-dimethylallyltransferase MiaA: MTDQSNKKLIVIAGPTAIGKTELAIRVALHFKTEVLSADSRQFYREMSIGTAKPSLEELRAVKHHFIDSLSITENYSAGDFEDQGLNILADIFSKNDYAVLAGGSGLFIKAITEGFDELPKADAEVRNKLNQILAEQGIGVLQQQLKELDPEYYRQADIHNPQRIIRALEVSLSTGKPFSSLHLKKKRERPFSVVKIGLNADRDLLYQRINHRVDLMVEAGLIDEVKQLLPYRHLNALNTVGYSEIFSYLDGEISLQEALDAIKQNTRRFAKRQLTWFRKDPDIKWFKPDEQEAILEYIH, translated from the coding sequence ATGACTGATCAATCCAATAAAAAGCTCATCGTAATAGCCGGCCCGACAGCCATAGGAAAAACAGAGCTTGCAATCAGAGTTGCACTCCATTTTAAAACTGAGGTCTTATCAGCCGACTCCAGGCAATTCTACCGTGAAATGAGCATTGGCACTGCTAAACCATCTCTGGAAGAACTCCGTGCTGTTAAACATCATTTTATAGATTCTCTATCCATAACGGAAAATTACTCGGCCGGGGACTTTGAAGACCAGGGACTTAATATTCTGGCTGATATATTTTCTAAAAACGACTATGCGGTACTGGCTGGCGGCTCCGGGCTTTTTATTAAAGCTATTACAGAAGGTTTCGACGAACTACCGAAAGCCGATGCTGAAGTTCGAAATAAACTAAATCAGATTTTAGCCGAACAAGGTATTGGCGTGCTGCAACAACAATTAAAAGAGCTGGATCCGGAATATTACAGACAGGCCGATATACATAATCCTCAGCGGATAATCAGGGCGCTGGAAGTAAGCCTGTCTACAGGAAAACCATTCTCCTCCCTTCATCTGAAAAAAAAGAGGGAAAGGCCGTTCTCTGTCGTGAAGATCGGACTAAATGCCGATAGGGACTTGCTCTACCAACGCATTAATCATCGGGTCGATCTCATGGTAGAAGCGGGATTAATAGACGAAGTGAAACAACTTTTACCCTATCGCCATCTCAATGCACTTAACACAGTAGGCTACTCCGAAATATTCAGTTACCTCGATGGAGAAATCAGCTTGCAGGAAGCATTAGATGCCATAAAACAAAACACCAGAAGATTTGCAAAACGTCAGCTGACCTGGTTCCGAAAAGACCCGGATATAAAATGGTTTAAGCCCGATGAACAGGAAGCCATCCTGGAATATATTCACTGA
- a CDS encoding DUF3467 domain-containing protein → MEENLDNQLNIELSEEVAEGTYSNLAVITHSNTEFVVDFIRVMPGVPKARVKSRIILTPEHAKRLLLALEDNIAKFETINGRIRIPEEGGGFPMNFGGPTAQA, encoded by the coding sequence ATGGAAGAAAACCTAGATAATCAGTTAAACATAGAGCTTTCGGAAGAAGTTGCTGAAGGAACATATTCAAACCTTGCTGTTATTACCCATTCAAACACTGAGTTTGTTGTCGACTTTATTCGTGTGATGCCTGGAGTGCCAAAGGCGAGAGTTAAATCGCGGATTATATTAACTCCTGAGCATGCAAAGAGGCTTTTACTTGCTCTTGAAGACAATATTGCCAAGTTTGAAACAATAAACGGAAGGATCAGGATACCGGAAGAGGGCGGAGGCTTCCCTATGAATTTTGGCGGGCCAACAGCTCAGGCGTAA